Proteins encoded together in one Triticum dicoccoides isolate Atlit2015 ecotype Zavitan chromosome 7B, WEW_v2.0, whole genome shotgun sequence window:
- the LOC119339643 gene encoding BTB/POZ and MATH domain-containing protein 2-like, whose translation MTYAGVSVIADGKLVGGSTSPTVDAGTASGYHLLAVEGYAPTHKPIWSRSFTIGGQRWGNHLDIADFISLELCLMDITSCAVKAQFEFSFAEDTDKQDPARINVSKVFEFRAFYESHKKLIKREALKRHIKHNSFTIRCDVVVVDDDTAGATPPIIVVPPSDMRQNFTKFLLAGEGTDVVFQVGSETFAAHRCILASRSTVFRALLLGPMKKEGTSTVVHVDDMDTTVFEAMLGFIYGESLPVPADYENHGVMLQHLLVAADQYDVPRLRLLCEKMLCENICVSTAMTILALAEQHGCNGRKKACYDFLRFRDNLREAVTTDGFDHLCRSCPHVMKDVILAMLQFS comes from the exons ATGACGTACGCGGGTGTATCTGTCATCGCCGACGGCAAGCTCGTGGGCGGTTCTACCTCGCCAACCGTCGACGCCGGCACGGCCAGCGGGTACCACTTGCTCGCCGTGGAAGGCTACGCGCCGACCCACAAACCCATCTGGTCTCGCAGTTTCACCATCGGCGGCCAACGCTGGGGCAACCACCTGGACATCGCCGACTTCATATCGCTTGAGCTTTGCCTCATGGACATCACTTCATGTGCCGTCAAGGCACAGTTCGAGTTCAGCTTCGCTGAAGACACCGACAAGCAAGATCCTGCACGTATCAATGTTAGCAAAGTATTCGAGTTTCGGGCATTCTATGAGTCCCATAAAAAACTCATCAAAAGAGAAGCCTTGAAGAGACACATCAAGCACAACAGTTTCACCATACGGTGCGACGTAGTGGTCGTGGACGATGACACTGCCGGCGCCACTCCTCCCATCATCGTGGTGCCGCCGTCCGACATGCGCCAAAATTTCACCAAGTTTCTCCTGGCCGGGGAGGGCACTGACGTT GTTTTCCAGGTCGGCAGCGAGACGTTCGCTGCCCACCGTTGCATCCTCGCGTCCCGCTCTACCGTCTTCAGAGCGTTGCTCTTAGGCCCCATGAAGAAGGAAGGCACGTCGACGGTGGTACATGTAGATGACATGGACACCACGGTGTTCGAGGCGATGCTTGGTTTCATTTATGGTGAATCTCTGCCGGTGCCGGCGGACTATGAGAACCATGGTGTCATGCTACAGCACCTGCTCGTCGCGGCGGATCAGTATGATGTCCCGAGGCTCCGATTGTTGTGTGAGAAGATGCTGTGCGAGAACATTTGCGTGAGTACGGCGATGACCATCTTGGCGCTTGCTGAGCAGCATGGCTGCAATGGCCGGAAGAAGGCATGCTACGATTTCCTCCGGTTTCGGGATAACCTGAGGGAGGCGGTGACCACGGACGGCTTCGATCATCTCTGCAGGAGCTGCCCCCATGTTATGAAGGACGTGATCCTTGCCATGCttcaattttcatag